In the bacterium genome, ATCCTTTTGCATGCGTTTGAAGGCAAGAACCCTTTTAGCAAAAAGTCGATCCGCCGGATCGAGACGTTCAAGAAAATCTACGGCCTGGACTTGAACTCCAGCGACAGTCATTTGCTCAAAGAGAAAGATATGTAGTGGCAGAGCATTTGCCATTGTCTTTGAATGAACTTGTTCTCCCACATATGTCTGCCATAGCACAAACATACTTCCTGGGCGCAAATGCTCTGCATCCAACGGGAGCCAGCAGAGCATTGTCTGACCAAAGTAAGGATGCCGCAGGACGCAGGTCTATTGCCAAACGAGTTCAAACCGGAACGGCAGACAATGCTCTGCCACTACGAGAAATGACGATGCCGTTGTATAATCCCTTCCTAATTTTTTTCTACCAGAGGTGTTCGTGTTTTGAGGACCTCATCCCTGAAAAAGCTCTGCTGCCCTGCTTGCAGAGAACGCTACACAATCACAGAGCAATCGTTATTCGGTGATGCCGTTGAAGAAGCTCTGTTGACCTGTCCTGTTTGCTGCGTGGCCGTTCCTGTTTTGAACGGTTTTCCCATCTTCGGGGAACAGTATCTTACTCAGAAATGGAATCCAGCGGAACGACTAAATTCACTCTTCGGCAAAGAACCGGACTATGAGAGGTTTTTGGATCAAAAACGGACGAAACCCGTTTTCGATCTTTATGCCGCGTTTCAACCCTTCAATGAATCGACGCAATGCATCTTCCCACTCATTCCTCTTCTGCGGGAAGTGCTTCGGCCCGGTGATTTCATTCTGGACTTGTGGTGCCGGACAGGTTGGACCGGTGAATTGCTTGCATCCCTTTTTCCCGAACAGTCAGTAATTTCCATCTGGGAGGGCTCTTCAGGGCTATTGGGACTGAAAGGATTTCACCACTGGCTGAGCTCCAAAAAACGGCTCAGCAATCTTGATATCATTTTTCATTCGCCGAACAATTCACTGCCCTTTACCGGCCGGATGTTTTCCGTTGTTCACGGATTGGATACCCTTCACCGGTACGCGCACGCGCCGTTGATTCCGGAATGTTTGCGCGTTGTAAAAGAGGACGGGGTCATTCTGTTCCCACACAATCATCTGACGAATTCGCAGCCGGAACCTTATTTCGACCGTGGTGAAGACCAGCTCCATGGCAAAGATTACCAGCAATACTTTGAACGTCTTTTCAGGAACGCTAACCGGCGCGCATTCATTCTGTCAGAAAAAACTCTATTCGAAGCCGGAACGAATTACGTCTTAAAAGATGAAGCGGATACCGATCACTACAACGCCTGCATCCTTCTCGCTGAGCCGCGCCACGAGGGACGTTCTTTTCAACGGGCTGAGAAGAAAGTGGATGCATTCAAGGATGCTCATATCATCGTCAATCCACTCTGGGAAATTGACATGACAACAGGTGAGGCGGTCGTATCGCCGGAAGCGATGGATTCCGGGGGCGCAACTCTATTCTTTCGCCATCCTATTTACCAGGATCGATTGAAAAATGAATCACCCATTCACCTCTCAGAGGAAGACCGTTTGATCCTCTACTGGGCCATCCGGCACAAAACAGTTTCGCAAATCGCTGCAATCTTGAAACGCGACGTTGCAGATATTTTCAACGGTGCTCTTAAAATGGAATCCAAAGAACTGGTGCAATTGCAAAATGTCTCGGCCGCTATGGCAAGGTTGCAATCCTATTACTCGACCCAGCAAGTACCATACGCTTCGGATGAAGCAACTCTCACTCAGCTATGGAGAAGAACTGTACGGTTGCATGGCGATCGATCATTTATCGTATGGCCACAGGACGGCTCCATTTTTTCTTATGCCGATTCGGACATGATTGTTCGAAAAGCAGTATCCTTTTTGAAAGAGCAGGGGGTTTCTCATAGAGATAACGTTCTGATAGTTGCGACGCCTCATCCTGAATTTGTTTTTTTATTTTGGGCGACTGTATTGCTAGGGGCAGTCGTTGTGCCGGTAAATCCTGAAATCAAACAGGATACATTTGCAGACATTGTTCGAAATACCAAACCACGATTGATACTGGCCAATTCCGAAATCGCGGGCATGGACCATAAGGTGATTCAATTCGGACTCCCTGAAGGCTCCGATAAATTCTCCGGTTCTTTCTCCGAACGATTAGCGGACAGTGAAGTATGCGAGGAGTTTCCGGATACTTCAGAAGAACAAGACGCAGTGATTCTCTTCACTTCCGGAACCACAGGAAATCCCAAAGGGGTTGTTCTCTCTCACGGCGCTCTATTTCGCACGAGCCGCATTCTGGATCAAGCTTACAGATGGAGCAGCAAAGATCGTTTTATGGGAGGAGGAAGCTTTCATACAATGAGCGGATTGCGAAATCCATGCATCGCGGTTCTTCATTCCGGACTTTCCGTTGTAATTCCAGAAAAGGAAGACATTCAAAATCCACTTGGCGTTCTTTCGTTGTGCGTAAAGAATGACGTGACGATCCTCAATGTCACTCCAGGATTTCTAGCTTACTGGGGCCGCACGGCGCAAAAATCAAAGTATTTTCAATCACACAAGTTGCGTATGGTGCTTTCTACCGGCTCGGCGCTGCAACCAATTCATCGCAAAATCTTTGAAAAACAATTCCAGGCTCCTGTGTACGATTACTATGGTCTGACCGAAACCACAGGCGCATGCATTCTTGAGAATCAAGACCTGAGTGGGGTCAAAGAGAAGGGGCTGGGCAAACCATGGGGTTGTCTGGTAAAGATTCATGAAGACGGGGAGCTGGCCATCTACAGTGAGAATCTGATGTTGAGATATCTAAACGATCCTTCCTCAACCGGCAAGAGGATCCGTCATGGCTGGCTGATGACAGGAGATATCGCGCGAATCAATGAATCGGGATGTGTTTTGTTGATCGGCCGAAAAGACAGAATGATGAAAGACAAGAACGGTGAAAACTTTTATCCGGAGGAAATCGAAACTGCAATCACCAGTCTGGATGGCGTCGCCGAGGTCTATGTAACGGCCTTTCAAGATGATCTAATGGTGGATCACATTGCCGCACTGATTCAGTTTCAGCAACCGGAAGAGAATGAGGAGAACATGCTTTCCGAGCTGAGAAAAACGCTGGTAGGCAAAATTCCCTCTGCGCATGTACCTGTACTTCTGATCGCAGTAAAGCAAACGCCGAAAGGGCCTGGCGGCAAAATATCCACAGAAGCTGTAAATCAGATTTTGAAGGAAGAACTTCAGCGGAGTAAGTAAGAGATGGATCTTCAAGCATTATTTGAAAGAACGGAGAGAGTTGGATCAAAAAAAATCATCGATGGGTTACGAACGTTGACCTATGGTGAATTGAATCAGAAATGCAAACAGATTCACGCCTTTCTAGGATCTAACAATATTGTTTCAGGGGACCGGATCGGCATCGCTTCCAGTGACGAAATTGAGGTCTGCGCGCTGATTCTTTCCTGTCTGCGGCTCGGATTGCCTGTTGCCCTCATTGACCCTGGTGCGAAAAAACCTGAAGCAACCAAGATCATCGATAGACTCCAATTGAAATCGCTTTTTCTGGATCAAGGCCTTGTGGCAGAGTGGTCCCCTTCTGTTCCCTTTCTATTCATGATGAAGCCAAAAAAGAACAAATTAATTTCGCGCTTGCTTGGGAAGAAAAGGGTCGAATCCCCCAAGGGCAGTCAAAGCTACCCGGAATGCCTTGATGAATTCGATAAAGCCACGCAAGCGCTCCCTGAAACTATCCCTCTGGAGACGCCTGCTTTGTTGTTATGCACATCAGGAACAACCGGACTGCCCAAGATTTTGCAACTGAGTCTGAAAAATCTTTTGGCTGCCGCAAAGACAACCTCAAATCAGCTAGGATTCGATGCGGACACCAGAGTCCTCAACCTTTTACCGTTGACCCATTATGATGGAGTCATTTCCGGCTTGTTCACAACTTTCTGCAATGCTGCCACGCTTATCCGGTTGGGGCCCTTTTCGATTTCGTTGTTGCCGGACATCTTTGATGCTGTTTACAAATACCGGGCCACTCATCTTTTGATTACTCCATCGATTCTTGGTTTGATGCTTCGTCTGGGAGAGGAGATCCGGGAGTCGTTTCAAACCGAGGACTTCCGTTTCGTTGTGTCAGTTGCTGCAACGCTTCCACCCAAACTGTGGTCCGACTTTCATCAGCTAACCGATAAGAAAATTGTAAATGTCTACGGCTTGTCCGAAACAGGAAATAATCTTTTTGCCGGACCAGACGAAGAAAGCTATCAGATTGGATCCATTGGAAAGCCGGTGGATTGCCAGGCAACAATCCTCAGTGAGAGCGGCGAAAAAGCGAAGGCTGGAGACACAGGCGAGCTTCTTTTGGAAGGCGCAAGCATCACGTCTGGATATTTAGATGAGAGCATTACAACAAAGTTCATGGATGGAGTTACATGGTTTCCAACAGGCGATCTGGCTTACTGCGATGACGCTGGAGTTTACTGGCTCGTTGGCCGCAAGAAAAACATTATCATTGTAGGGGGGCGAAATGTGCATCCTGATGAAATCAATAATGCGCTCCTTTCCCATCCCTTTGTAATCGAGGCAGCCACTCTCGGTTTTGCAGACGAAATCTGGGGAGAACGCGTCGTCAGTTGTGTCGTGACAAAAGATGGGATCACTTCCAGCGAATTAATTCAGTATGCGGCAAAATATCTGACTGATTACAAAATTCCAAGAGAAATCCATATTCTTACGGAGCTCCCCAAAGGGCGATCCGGAAAAGTGCTGCTCAACGAGCTGGCTAATAGGCTCAAAGAAAAAACCTTTCAGAATAGAGAAACAACACTTGCAGGTTTAGAAGAGCAGGTGGTACGACTTGCGTCCGAAAGTTTTCGCACTCCTTCGACTGAGCTATCCATGAAAACAACGCCTGCAAGCTGCAGCAAATGGGATTCCGTAGCGCACATGGATTTTGTTACGAATCTCGAAAAGAAATTCGCAGTAGAACTTCTCCCGCGGGAAGTCATCCAAATCACAACCCTGGAAGCTGCGGTTCAAATCATCCGGAACAAGCTCACATTAACGGAAAAATGAACTCGAAGCCTTCGCCACTGTTTGTTTGGAAGCTGATATTAGTTGTGATTCTGGCAGCGGGCGCGTTTCTATCATTTTCTGATCCTATTAAAGTCATTTTTGCGCGAAGGGATGTCCGTCTGTCGGACCAGTTGGCACAGACTCATTTTAAGAAGGATGAAATAGGAATTATCTTTTTGGGAGATTCTTTATTGAGAGCGGTTTTGCCGTATAAGGACGAATCCGTGAACACCGCTCTTGCAGGACGGTTTCAGCAGGGCGAGTTGAAATCCAGGATTTCGGCTGTCAAGGTTACAACTGGTGGAATTTGGAACATTCAGGAACTGTCTGAACAGCTGATTGAAGCGCGACCTTCGATCATTGTGATCCAAAGCGAGATGGTTGTCCGCAGAATTTACAAGAACCGGCCAGAACAGCCGCTAAAGGAGCGGGTTGGAACCTGGTCGGGGATCTTAGGACTCAAAGTGTTTGGTCATTCTCAACAGCAAAGGAGCAAAGAAGGTAAGAAGCAATTTTTCACCATCGAAAAACAAGCGCCTAAGGCCAGACCACGTACGAAAAAAAGTGACGAATCATTGGAAGTTACCCGGCATTTATGGAGCAATCAAGTTGTTTCCACGGCTGACCCAATATTTATAATGGCTCGCAGGTTCATCAACAGAGCATCGGCGACGGGAATTCGCGTGGTTCTGGTGGAGCTGCCCGTTAGTAATACGTCAGCAGGTTTCAGTTCCCGGGAATATTTTACGAAACGAACTGCAGCGCTTCAGAGTCTTTCAAAATCAGGAGCAGTGACTTTTGTATATCCCCGCATCTTGCCGGACGAATATTTCGTAGATTACAATCATGCGAACCCTAGAGGTCGCAGGGAGTTTTTAAACTGGTTTTATCCGGTTCTTGCTGATGAGTTGTTGAAATATGAACGACGTTCCTCGTGAAGATAAACCGGTATATGTCCGAATCCATCATTCCCCATGGCTTCGCGCAGGTCTTCGCTTTCTATGGTATTTGTTTCTTTTGCTTCTGATCTTCCTCTTTTACGACACGGCGGAGAGGGACTTTCGTTATTGGGGCTTGTAACCTCAAAAGCCCACCAATCGTTTGAGGTTTTGCAATATTTCAGCTAACGATTCGCCACGCGGGATAGTGAATCCAACGATCACAAAAACAAAAGTTAAAGCGACTGAAATAATTGCGCTGACACGCATCCAAATTCGTCCCTCCGGTTTGGGTAGCATGCTTTCCTTCATTTTCCTGAACGATCTCCAAATGAGAAGCCACAATCCATGATAGATACCCCAGAGAAAAAATCGCAGAGAGAACTCGTGCCACAATCCAATGGCAAGCATGGCTCCGATCAGTGCTAGCGGCAGCTTCCTCCATCTCGCAAAAATCGGAAGAAAAACATACTGGCGGCACCATGCAGAAAGACTCATATGCCAGGACTGCCAGAACTCGCCGATGTTACGCTTCAGAAAAGGATAGTTAAAGTTCTCGCAGATCTGATACCCGAGCAAAAGCGAAATGCCAATGGCAATATCCGAATAACCCGCAAACGCAAAATACAGATAGAAACCATAAATCATGGATTCCGCAAACACAGAGAGCGCGGTGTTCGGCTGCAGTCTTGCAAAAAGAGAGTCCAATTGAGCCGCAACAATCCAGTTTGCAAGCACGATGACTTTGGCGTACCCGTATAGAACCCGCTCC is a window encoding:
- a CDS encoding AMP-binding protein yields the protein MDLQALFERTERVGSKKIIDGLRTLTYGELNQKCKQIHAFLGSNNIVSGDRIGIASSDEIEVCALILSCLRLGLPVALIDPGAKKPEATKIIDRLQLKSLFLDQGLVAEWSPSVPFLFMMKPKKNKLISRLLGKKRVESPKGSQSYPECLDEFDKATQALPETIPLETPALLLCTSGTTGLPKILQLSLKNLLAAAKTTSNQLGFDADTRVLNLLPLTHYDGVISGLFTTFCNAATLIRLGPFSISLLPDIFDAVYKYRATHLLITPSILGLMLRLGEEIRESFQTEDFRFVVSVAATLPPKLWSDFHQLTDKKIVNVYGLSETGNNLFAGPDEESYQIGSIGKPVDCQATILSESGEKAKAGDTGELLLEGASITSGYLDESITTKFMDGVTWFPTGDLAYCDDAGVYWLVGRKKNIIIVGGRNVHPDEINNALLSHPFVIEAATLGFADEIWGERVVSCVVTKDGITSSELIQYAAKYLTDYKIPREIHILTELPKGRSGKVLLNELANRLKEKTFQNRETTLAGLEEQVVRLASESFRTPSTELSMKTTPASCSKWDSVAHMDFVTNLEKKFAVELLPREVIQITTLEAAVQIIRNKLTLTEK
- a CDS encoding AMP-binding protein encodes the protein MRTSSLKKLCCPACRERYTITEQSLFGDAVEEALLTCPVCCVAVPVLNGFPIFGEQYLTQKWNPAERLNSLFGKEPDYERFLDQKRTKPVFDLYAAFQPFNESTQCIFPLIPLLREVLRPGDFILDLWCRTGWTGELLASLFPEQSVISIWEGSSGLLGLKGFHHWLSSKKRLSNLDIIFHSPNNSLPFTGRMFSVVHGLDTLHRYAHAPLIPECLRVVKEDGVILFPHNHLTNSQPEPYFDRGEDQLHGKDYQQYFERLFRNANRRAFILSEKTLFEAGTNYVLKDEADTDHYNACILLAEPRHEGRSFQRAEKKVDAFKDAHIIVNPLWEIDMTTGEAVVSPEAMDSGGATLFFRHPIYQDRLKNESPIHLSEEDRLILYWAIRHKTVSQIAAILKRDVADIFNGALKMESKELVQLQNVSAAMARLQSYYSTQQVPYASDEATLTQLWRRTVRLHGDRSFIVWPQDGSIFSYADSDMIVRKAVSFLKEQGVSHRDNVLIVATPHPEFVFLFWATVLLGAVVVPVNPEIKQDTFADIVRNTKPRLILANSEIAGMDHKVIQFGLPEGSDKFSGSFSERLADSEVCEEFPDTSEEQDAVILFTSGTTGNPKGVVLSHGALFRTSRILDQAYRWSSKDRFMGGGSFHTMSGLRNPCIAVLHSGLSVVIPEKEDIQNPLGVLSLCVKNDVTILNVTPGFLAYWGRTAQKSKYFQSHKLRMVLSTGSALQPIHRKIFEKQFQAPVYDYYGLTETTGACILENQDLSGVKEKGLGKPWGCLVKIHEDGELAIYSENLMLRYLNDPSSTGKRIRHGWLMTGDIARINESGCVLLIGRKDRMMKDKNGENFYPEEIETAITSLDGVAEVYVTAFQDDLMVDHIAALIQFQQPEENEENMLSELRKTLVGKIPSAHVPVLLIAVKQTPKGPGGKISTEAVNQILKEELQRSK